One Succinispira mobilis DSM 6222 genomic window carries:
- a CDS encoding DUF3100 domain-containing protein, whose protein sequence is MKNLKLHALVIALIVIAEMIGIIPITLGVGKIVLLPLLYALLMGILLTPKFTNIVNDKDMLDANSLVGLTMMLLMARYGTLVGPSLPKILSASPALILQEFGNLGTVIVGIPVAMYLGLKRESIGAAHSIAREPNVALIGDVYGMGGAEGRGVMGVYICGTVFGTIFFGLMASFAAAYTPLHPYALAMASGVGSAGMMTAAVGSLQVMYPQMAEQIAAFGAASNMLSGLDGIYMSLWMGLPLSEWLYKRIYRLKYGVLPQGEDAK, encoded by the coding sequence TTGAAAAACTTGAAATTACATGCCTTGGTAATTGCTTTGATTGTAATTGCGGAAATGATTGGTATTATCCCAATTACTTTAGGTGTAGGTAAAATTGTATTATTACCACTATTATATGCTTTACTTATGGGGATACTTTTAACACCTAAGTTTACCAATATCGTCAACGATAAGGACATGTTAGATGCTAATTCGTTGGTGGGTTTAACAATGATGTTATTGATGGCTAGATATGGAACTTTGGTAGGACCATCTTTGCCTAAAATTTTAAGCGCAAGCCCGGCTTTAATTTTACAGGAGTTTGGAAACCTAGGGACGGTTATTGTCGGAATTCCTGTAGCTATGTATTTAGGACTTAAACGCGAGAGTATTGGTGCGGCACATTCTATTGCGCGCGAGCCTAATGTTGCCTTGATTGGCGATGTTTATGGTATGGGCGGCGCAGAGGGGCGCGGCGTAATGGGTGTTTATATTTGCGGTACCGTATTTGGAACGATATTTTTTGGGCTTATGGCTAGTTTTGCCGCGGCTTATACGCCTTTGCATCCTTATGCTTTGGCTATGGCTTCAGGGGTAGGTAGTGCTGGCATGATGACGGCAGCAGTAGGTTCTTTACAAGTTATGTATCCGCAAATGGCTGAACAAATTGCTGCCTTTGGAGCAGCAAGTAACATGTTAAGTGGGTTAGATGGAATATATATGTCACTATGGATGGGTTTGCCGCTTAGTGAATGGTTGTACAAACGAATTTACAGATTAAAATATGGTGTTTTACCACAAGGGGAGGATGCGAAATAA
- a CDS encoding amidohydrolase, with product MEKLKQLVCARIDEQAQEVITLVKSIESEAELGYKEQKTAAKIASFFAKQGLPYQTGLALTGVKASIGAGDVNVAILGELDAVLCADSPKADPNTGAAHACGHAVQLGALLAVATAFNEGIMQELAGKITFMAVPAEEYVEIAYRNALREQGKIKYLGGKQELIRLGEFDDVDMAMMIHSEKNQPANSVSIGKSSNGFIGKTIQYIGETSHAAESPDLGVNALNAAMLGLMGIHAMRETFRDADAIRVHPIITKGGDLVNSVPADVRLETYVRAKTMQAIDATHEKVDRALQAGAMAVGAKVVIKTTPGYLPLISNLKMNKLFVENAKVAASDMQVFERDHFAASLDMGDVSHLMPVIHPFTGGVTGELHSKDFCVVDYYKACIVPAKTLAMTVIDLLANKAITAKEVLKDFKPVFTKEEYIKKLDSYFSCKE from the coding sequence ATGGAAAAATTAAAGCAACTTGTATGTGCGCGTATTGATGAACAGGCACAAGAAGTTATTACCCTAGTTAAGAGTATTGAGTCTGAGGCCGAACTTGGGTATAAAGAACAAAAAACAGCGGCCAAAATAGCAAGTTTTTTTGCTAAGCAAGGTCTGCCTTATCAAACTGGTCTAGCCTTGACAGGGGTTAAGGCTTCGATTGGCGCAGGTGATGTGAATGTAGCGATTTTGGGAGAGTTGGACGCTGTTTTGTGTGCAGACAGCCCTAAAGCAGACCCTAATACTGGTGCAGCACATGCTTGCGGACATGCGGTACAATTAGGAGCGTTGTTGGCAGTAGCGACTGCATTTAATGAAGGAATTATGCAAGAACTGGCAGGTAAAATTACCTTCATGGCTGTTCCTGCGGAGGAATATGTTGAGATTGCTTATCGCAATGCTTTGCGTGAACAAGGAAAAATTAAATATTTAGGTGGCAAACAAGAATTAATCAGATTGGGCGAGTTTGATGATGTGGATATGGCGATGATGATTCACTCGGAAAAAAATCAACCAGCAAATAGTGTTTCTATTGGCAAGTCAAGTAATGGTTTTATTGGCAAAACTATCCAATATATTGGAGAAACTTCTCATGCGGCAGAATCGCCAGACTTAGGAGTTAATGCCTTAAATGCGGCAATGTTGGGGTTGATGGGAATTCATGCCATGCGTGAAACTTTTCGCGATGCTGATGCGATTCGCGTTCATCCTATTATTACCAAGGGCGGTGATTTGGTAAACTCAGTACCAGCTGATGTGCGTTTAGAGACTTACGTGCGTGCTAAAACTATGCAGGCAATCGATGCAACACATGAAAAAGTGGATCGAGCTTTGCAAGCAGGAGCTATGGCTGTAGGTGCGAAAGTAGTAATAAAAACCACGCCAGGCTATTTGCCTTTGATTAGTAATTTAAAAATGAATAAACTTTTTGTCGAGAATGCTAAAGTTGCTGCGTCAGATATGCAAGTGTTTGAGCGGGATCATTTTGCGGCATCTTTAGATATGGGAGATGTTTCGCACTTGATGCCAGTAATACACCCCTTTACAGGTGGAGTAACTGGAGAATTACATTCGAAGGATTTTTGCGTAGTTGATTATTATAAAGCCTGTATAGTTCCAGCTAAAACTTTGGCGATGACAGTAATCGATTTGTTAGCTAATAAGGCAATTACCGCAAAAGAAGTTCTAAAAGATTTCAAACCAGTATTTACTAAAGAAGAATATATTAAAAAATTAGACAGTTATTTTTCTTGCAAAGAATAA
- the cysE gene encoding serine O-acetyltransferase produces MLKQFKKDIDVIMERDPAVRSRLEAALCYPGLHAIWLHRLAHRLYKNNYILLARIINTLSRFLTNIDIHPGAKLGEGLFIDHGLGVVIGETAEIGKNVTLYQGVTLGGTGKESGKRHPTIGNNVVVASGAKVLGSFSVGDNSKIGAGSVVLKEVPANSVVVGIPGRIVVQNGQKVSEDNDANIDLNHDRLPDPVADFEKMLQDHLDLIEQRLQEIEHKCLKRKIPETKEQRGANIE; encoded by the coding sequence ATGTTGAAACAATTTAAGAAAGATATCGATGTTATCATGGAACGCGATCCCGCAGTTCGGTCTAGACTAGAAGCGGCTTTATGCTATCCTGGTTTACATGCAATTTGGTTACATCGCCTTGCACATCGTCTATACAAAAATAATTATATTTTGCTCGCTAGAATAATCAACACTTTATCTCGTTTCTTAACTAATATTGATATTCACCCTGGCGCAAAATTAGGTGAAGGACTTTTTATAGATCACGGTTTAGGCGTGGTTATTGGTGAAACAGCAGAAATCGGCAAAAATGTTACCTTATATCAAGGAGTTACACTTGGTGGTACTGGTAAAGAAAGTGGCAAACGCCACCCAACAATCGGCAATAATGTTGTCGTAGCGAGCGGCGCCAAAGTTCTTGGTTCTTTTAGTGTCGGTGATAATTCTAAAATCGGAGCTGGTTCTGTAGTTTTAAAAGAAGTTCCTGCAAATTCCGTAGTAGTAGGTATTCCCGGGCGGATTGTTGTCCAAAACGGACAAAAAGTTTCCGAAGATAACGATGCCAATATCGACTTAAATCATGATCGTTTGCCCGATCCTGTAGCTGATTTCGAAAAAATGCTCCAAGACCACCTAGACTTAATCGAACAACGCTTACAAGAAATAGAACATAAATGTTTAAAACGCAAAATTCCTGAAACAAAAGAACAAAGAGGTGCTAATATTGAGTAA
- a CDS encoding NAD(P)-dependent oxidoreductase yields the protein MSKKLSTQEAITEAKRCLNCLKPACSKGCPIENNIPHFIRFLAEGNIGSAYEVIAEKSNLPAVCGRVCPHEKQCEAHCILAKKNKAINIGSLEMFIADFAENNNLSPLPASNGSRGKIAVVGSGPAGLTIAADMAKMDFAVTIYEAQAEPGGVLLFGIPQFRLDKNVVRREIQKTQKLGVDIKTNCVIGTDVTIDELFTKGYDAVFIGSGTALPKTLNLPGKDLHGIITATYFLKTVTLANNGYLDKSEIVMKENDQIIVIGAGNVAMDAARTAIRQGARSVKVVYHKTQAEMTALNVEYQGAVEDGIEFCFLNSPLAFEGSDKVTGLLVEKISKNEAGEFINTGEKEILPADVVILAVGQKPANRIVSTCPQIEIDKWGFVITRERPYGMTTYPGVFAGGDVVHGPATVVLAMKEAKKIALGMSQYVDAKKLLAEC from the coding sequence TTGAGTAAAAAACTTTCAACTCAAGAGGCTATAACCGAAGCCAAAAGATGTCTAAACTGTTTAAAACCAGCCTGTAGCAAAGGTTGCCCGATTGAAAATAATATCCCCCACTTTATCCGGTTCCTCGCTGAAGGCAATATTGGTTCAGCCTACGAAGTAATTGCCGAAAAAAGCAACTTACCAGCTGTTTGTGGACGCGTATGTCCTCACGAAAAACAATGCGAGGCCCATTGCATTCTCGCCAAAAAAAATAAGGCCATAAATATTGGCAGTCTAGAAATGTTCATCGCAGATTTTGCGGAAAACAATAATCTTTCGCCACTACCAGCTTCAAATGGTAGCCGCGGGAAAATTGCCGTTGTCGGTTCCGGCCCTGCTGGTTTAACCATTGCTGCAGATATGGCCAAGATGGATTTCGCTGTAACAATTTACGAAGCTCAAGCTGAGCCTGGCGGAGTATTGTTATTCGGAATTCCGCAGTTTCGTTTAGATAAAAACGTAGTAAGGCGAGAAATTCAAAAAACACAAAAGCTAGGTGTAGATATCAAAACTAACTGCGTAATTGGTACAGACGTAACCATCGATGAGCTTTTCACCAAAGGTTATGATGCTGTATTTATTGGTTCTGGTACTGCATTACCTAAAACTTTAAATCTACCTGGTAAAGATTTGCATGGAATTATCACCGCAACCTATTTCTTAAAAACTGTAACCCTCGCCAACAATGGTTACCTAGATAAATCAGAAATCGTCATGAAAGAAAATGATCAAATTATCGTTATCGGTGCCGGCAATGTAGCCATGGATGCGGCAAGAACTGCCATCCGCCAAGGTGCACGTAGTGTAAAAGTTGTTTATCACAAAACTCAAGCAGAAATGACCGCGCTTAATGTTGAATATCAAGGCGCTGTGGAAGATGGTATTGAATTCTGTTTTCTCAATAGTCCTCTAGCCTTTGAAGGTAGTGATAAAGTTACCGGTCTCCTAGTTGAAAAAATAAGCAAAAACGAAGCAGGCGAATTTATTAATACTGGTGAGAAAGAAATCCTTCCTGCCGATGTGGTGATTTTGGCTGTAGGCCAAAAACCTGCTAATCGAATAGTTTCTACCTGCCCACAAATCGAAATCGACAAATGGGGCTTTGTTATAACCCGTGAGCGACCTTATGGTATGACAACTTATCCTGGTGTATTTGCCGGCGGCGATGTAGTTCACGGTCCAGCTACCGTAGTTCTAGCCATGAAGGAAGCAAAAAAAATAGCTTTAGGTATGTCTCAATATGTCGATGCCAAAAAGCTTTTAGCCGAATGTTAA
- a CDS encoding carbon starvation CstA family protein: MLLTLFIVAIVVLGLGYVYYGRFQKKLYDLDPNAETPATKLNDGMDYCPAHPAVLLGHHFASIAGAGPIVGPIVAASLFGWLPTYIWILLGSIFFGGVHDMGSIVASVRHKGLSIGEVINKWIGAKAKRLFLIFTWLALTLVIAVFLELAAQTFTADPAVAFSASLYIFVAMFFGILIYRFGVSLSVSTLIMVPIIFGAVIYGSYSPWVQSAFTLDINTWRIFLVIYIFAASVMPVWLLLQPRDYLASYLLYFSLFIGGVGMLFGNKFEVKLAAFKGISTANGDYIWPLLFVTVACGAISGFHSLVGSGTTSKQLKRETDALPVGYGAMLIEGLVGVIALGTIMMSGVMAKGGPTVVYGQGLGQFAALIGIAPKLGMSIGLLALNSFILTSLDTATRLARYQLQEFFDMKLDKYIATAIGVGVALALIFVKTGNVAVWQLIWPVFGASNQLVAALALLALGVWIIRDLKKDARFVMYPMAFMLLTTIVALIQLVVNNLNKPIVAGLSALLLVLAIMLCKEAWTALKCEKSELN; the protein is encoded by the coding sequence ATGTTATTGACACTTTTTATCGTGGCGATAGTTGTCTTAGGATTAGGGTATGTGTATTATGGTCGGTTTCAGAAAAAACTTTATGATTTAGATCCCAACGCAGAAACACCCGCAACAAAGTTAAATGATGGGATGGATTATTGTCCAGCACATCCCGCGGTGTTGTTAGGGCATCATTTTGCTTCTATTGCTGGGGCTGGACCAATAGTCGGACCAATAGTAGCGGCTTCTTTGTTTGGTTGGTTACCCACTTATATTTGGATCTTATTAGGTAGTATTTTCTTTGGTGGGGTACATGATATGGGTTCTATTGTAGCCTCAGTACGCCATAAAGGACTTTCAATTGGGGAAGTAATTAACAAATGGATTGGGGCTAAAGCCAAACGCTTGTTTTTAATTTTTACTTGGCTAGCTTTGACTTTAGTTATTGCTGTGTTCTTGGAATTAGCCGCTCAAACTTTTACTGCTGATCCAGCAGTAGCATTTTCGGCAAGCTTATATATTTTTGTCGCAATGTTTTTTGGAATTTTGATTTATCGTTTTGGCGTTTCTTTAAGTGTCAGCACTTTGATTATGGTACCGATTATATTTGGCGCTGTAATTTATGGCAGTTATAGCCCTTGGGTGCAAAGTGCTTTTACTTTAGATATTAATACTTGGCGGATATTTTTAGTTATTTATATTTTTGCAGCATCAGTAATGCCAGTATGGCTCTTGTTGCAACCGCGTGATTATTTGGCATCATACTTGCTCTATTTTTCTTTGTTTATTGGTGGTGTAGGGATGCTATTTGGCAACAAATTTGAGGTTAAACTAGCGGCCTTTAAAGGAATTAGTACTGCTAATGGTGATTATATTTGGCCATTGTTGTTTGTAACTGTGGCTTGTGGAGCTATTTCTGGTTTTCATTCCTTGGTTGGCAGTGGGACGACATCTAAACAACTGAAACGTGAAACCGATGCTTTACCTGTTGGTTATGGTGCGATGTTAATTGAAGGTTTGGTAGGTGTTATAGCTTTAGGTACGATAATGATGAGTGGTGTTATGGCTAAAGGTGGTCCTACTGTGGTTTATGGTCAAGGTTTGGGTCAATTTGCCGCTTTAATCGGTATAGCTCCTAAACTAGGAATGTCAATTGGGCTGTTGGCGTTGAATTCATTTATTTTAACCTCGCTAGACACAGCTACTAGATTGGCACGTTATCAATTACAAGAATTTTTTGATATGAAATTAGATAAGTATATTGCTACGGCAATTGGGGTAGGTGTTGCACTGGCTTTGATTTTTGTAAAAACGGGAAATGTTGCGGTATGGCAGCTTATTTGGCCAGTATTCGGGGCATCTAATCAGCTGGTGGCGGCTTTAGCCCTGTTAGCTTTGGGTGTGTGGATAATTCGTGATTTGAAAAAAGATGCGCGTTTTGTTATGTATCCAATGGCATTTATGTTGCTGACAACAATTGTGGCTCTAATACAACTAGTGGTTAACAATTTAAATAAGCCAATTGTAGCTGGTTTGTCGGCACTGTTGTTAGTGTTGGCGATAATGCTTTGCAAAGAGGCTTGGACGGCATTGAAATGCGAAAAGAGCGAGCTTAACTAG
- a CDS encoding YqaA family protein produces the protein MINLDNIIAIAEQNIDLGVFLLSFTDAFISPIVPDIVIIPASIANPQNALWLATLATIASVLGAFIGYFIGHKFSNFAQQKIIPKKHMEHIRSLVERYGGWAVFWAAMAPIPYKFVAISAGVLKINLKLFTLATVLGRGKRFLIIGIAVHYLGPQVIPIIHKYSQQSAIALALVILILVGYAYFRYRKKKIS, from the coding sequence TTGATTAATTTAGATAATATAATTGCCATTGCTGAACAAAATATCGACCTAGGGGTTTTTCTGTTATCATTTACTGATGCTTTTATTTCCCCAATCGTTCCCGATATTGTTATAATCCCCGCCAGTATCGCCAACCCACAAAATGCCCTTTGGCTAGCTACCCTCGCAACTATTGCCTCAGTTTTAGGCGCTTTCATTGGTTATTTTATCGGCCACAAATTTTCCAATTTCGCTCAACAAAAAATAATCCCCAAAAAACATATGGAACACATTCGTTCCTTAGTAGAAAGATACGGTGGTTGGGCTGTTTTTTGGGCAGCGATGGCTCCTATACCTTACAAATTTGTGGCTATTAGTGCGGGCGTTCTAAAAATCAACTTGAAACTCTTTACGCTAGCTACAGTTTTAGGTCGCGGCAAACGCTTCTTAATAATCGGCATTGCCGTACATTACCTTGGACCACAGGTAATCCCCATTATCCATAAATATTCGCAACAAAGCGCAATTGCTTTAGCCTTAGTAATCTTAATTCTTGTTGGTTATGCCTATTTCCGCTATCGTAAAAAAAAAATTAGCTAA
- a CDS encoding sodium:solute symporter family protein — protein sequence MNIPLIIILVYIFILFSISLISRKYSQTNSGFVLAGRQLKTPLIMLNVVGIAIGGASTIGVSETAYKIGLSAGWYNGAWSVAAILVGYFLAGKYRAANFTTIAEFLERYYGQNCSILTVLAQIIIQVVVTALQYIAGGSILHALLPEVFTFELGLLTSAIVFVTTTFIGGLWSASISNILNTTLIYFGIIMATIACVSAQGGLSNITAKLPANSPQMLDFFAGAGTATIITWFSVMIPMVASLQGVIQVASSAIDTASAKRGYMLAGVLIFPMGFLSALLGIIARATFPNATATTAMPLTIMSLDPLLAGITLAALWAADISTACSMLLGASTMLSQDIGKKIINPNLSAKASLTITRVSVLVLGSIAYFLAGKVSGILSTIMIGLSLTAAFTLLMVATLYFPSICRKSSGFYTLLAGLLTLFIWQLFPAVRILPHLIYAEWLVCISVFTLVAIFDKNKIVLPAE from the coding sequence TTGAATATCCCGTTAATAATAATCCTCGTTTACATTTTCATTTTATTTAGCATTAGTCTTATTTCGCGCAAATACTCTCAAACAAATTCAGGCTTCGTTTTAGCTGGTCGTCAATTAAAGACACCCTTAATTATGCTTAATGTTGTTGGTATAGCCATTGGCGGAGCTTCTACAATCGGGGTCTCCGAAACAGCTTATAAAATTGGTCTTTCCGCTGGTTGGTACAATGGTGCCTGGAGCGTTGCAGCAATTTTAGTTGGATATTTTTTAGCAGGCAAGTATCGTGCTGCTAATTTTACAACAATAGCCGAATTTCTTGAGCGTTATTATGGTCAAAATTGCAGTATTCTTACTGTACTTGCTCAAATAATTATTCAAGTAGTAGTTACCGCTTTGCAATACATTGCCGGCGGCAGTATCTTGCATGCACTTTTGCCAGAAGTATTTACCTTCGAACTCGGACTTTTAACTAGTGCCATTGTTTTTGTGACAACAACTTTTATCGGCGGTCTTTGGTCTGCCAGCATTAGCAATATTTTAAATACGACTTTAATTTACTTCGGTATTATAATGGCAACAATTGCCTGCGTTTCTGCCCAAGGTGGCTTAAGCAATATTACTGCTAAATTACCAGCAAACAGTCCCCAAATGCTAGATTTTTTTGCCGGTGCAGGCACAGCAACTATCATAACCTGGTTCAGCGTAATGATTCCCATGGTCGCCTCTTTGCAAGGAGTAATTCAAGTTGCCTCTAGTGCTATCGATACAGCCTCTGCCAAGCGAGGTTACATGTTAGCTGGCGTTTTAATTTTTCCTATGGGCTTTCTTTCTGCCTTACTAGGCATTATCGCGCGCGCTACCTTTCCAAATGCCACGGCAACAACGGCAATGCCACTTACCATAATGTCACTCGATCCACTTTTAGCCGGAATAACCTTGGCTGCACTTTGGGCTGCCGATATTTCCACGGCTTGCAGCATGCTCCTGGGCGCCAGTACCATGCTTTCCCAAGATATTGGTAAAAAGATCATCAATCCTAATCTAAGTGCTAAAGCTTCTTTAACGATTACTCGTGTTTCTGTATTGGTGTTAGGTAGTATCGCCTATTTTCTAGCAGGAAAAGTTAGTGGTATCCTTAGTACTATTATGATAGGTCTAAGTCTTACAGCCGCTTTCACCTTATTAATGGTTGCAACTCTTTATTTCCCGAGCATCTGTCGTAAATCCAGTGGTTTTTACACTTTGTTAGCAGGATTACTTACTTTGTTTATTTGGCAACTTTTCCCTGCGGTGCGTATTTTACCACATCTGATTTACGCTGAATGGTTAGTATGTATTTCTGTCTTTACTTTGGTAGCAATTTTTGATAAAAATAAAATTGTCCTACCCGCAGAATAG
- a CDS encoding M20/M25/M40 family metallo-hydrolase has product MVNTERVLKEFFELVQVPCSTKNERQIADILKGKLAALGLEVQEDNTGEKIGGNAGNVFGFLKGNVAGPCLLLSAHMDCVEPCTGIKPQLKDGIITSDGTTILGSDDKSGVVAILEALRVVKEQKLQHSDIQVLFTVSEEGGVNGSKNMDKSLLKADFGYALDSSGTPGEIIVMAPGQYKITTVVKGRTAHAGLAPETGLNAITLAAKAIAAVSQGRIDEETTANVGIINGGTATNVVPDNVKIISEARSRNPEKLEKQLKLMVETFESVVKENGGEVEITTAKAYNPYVLQETDPVIQTAKKAIEAIGLQAKTKATGGGSDANFINSYGVPCAVLATGMTKVHTKEEYIKEEHLYDTARVVVSIIKNVVK; this is encoded by the coding sequence ATGGTAAACACAGAAAGAGTTTTAAAAGAATTTTTCGAGTTGGTGCAAGTGCCTTGTTCAACTAAAAATGAAAGACAAATAGCTGATATTTTGAAAGGCAAACTCGCAGCATTAGGCTTGGAAGTTCAAGAAGATAATACTGGAGAAAAAATTGGTGGCAACGCAGGCAATGTTTTTGGTTTTCTCAAAGGCAATGTAGCTGGACCTTGCTTGTTGCTTAGTGCCCATATGGATTGCGTAGAACCCTGCACAGGAATCAAACCACAATTAAAAGATGGGATTATTACTTCTGATGGGACAACTATTCTTGGTTCCGATGATAAATCTGGCGTAGTAGCAATTTTAGAAGCTTTGAGAGTAGTTAAAGAACAAAAATTGCAGCACAGTGATATTCAAGTTTTATTTACGGTATCAGAAGAAGGTGGCGTAAATGGTTCTAAAAACATGGATAAATCATTGTTGAAAGCTGATTTTGGCTATGCTTTAGATTCTAGTGGTACTCCAGGTGAAATTATTGTTATGGCGCCAGGACAATACAAAATTACGACGGTTGTTAAAGGGCGGACTGCACATGCTGGTTTAGCGCCAGAAACTGGGTTGAATGCAATCACTTTAGCGGCAAAAGCAATTGCAGCCGTATCTCAAGGAAGAATTGATGAAGAAACAACTGCTAATGTAGGCATTATTAATGGTGGAACAGCCACTAATGTAGTTCCCGATAATGTGAAAATAATTAGTGAAGCTAGAAGTAGAAATCCTGAAAAATTGGAAAAACAATTAAAATTGATGGTTGAAACTTTTGAATCAGTAGTTAAGGAAAATGGTGGGGAAGTTGAAATAACAACTGCTAAAGCCTATAATCCTTATGTGTTACAAGAAACAGATCCAGTAATCCAAACGGCTAAAAAAGCAATAGAAGCTATTGGTTTGCAAGCAAAAACTAAAGCTACTGGAGGCGGTAGTGATGCGAACTTTATAAACTCTTATGGCGTGCCTTGCGCAGTTTTAGCGACAGGGATGACTAAAGTTCACACGAAAGAAGAGTACATAAAAGAAGAGCATTTATATGATACAGCTCGTGTAGTAGTTTCGATAATTAAAAATGTTGTAAAATAA
- a CDS encoding YkvA family protein, which produces MEEKSYLKYRKYFAPQLFFNKLKHNIKNLTQELLLKALELYYATENPKMPLTVKLKVYGALGYLILPLDFIPDFMPVLGYTDDLAALTYTLALIEPYIDEQVRQQARKVFSQLTRTKSL; this is translated from the coding sequence ATGGAAGAAAAGAGTTATTTGAAATACCGCAAATATTTTGCGCCACAACTGTTTTTTAATAAATTAAAACATAATATTAAAAATTTAACGCAAGAGCTGCTCTTAAAAGCGTTAGAGTTATATTATGCAACAGAAAATCCAAAGATGCCTTTAACAGTAAAATTAAAGGTTTATGGTGCGTTAGGCTATTTAATATTGCCCTTGGATTTCATTCCTGACTTCATGCCTGTATTGGGTTATACAGACGATTTGGCGGCGCTGACTTACACGCTGGCCTTAATAGAACCCTATATAGATGAACAGGTTAGACAACAAGCAAGAAAAGTGTTTTCGCAGCTAACACGTACTAAAAGCCTCTAA
- a CDS encoding VOC family protein, with amino-acid sequence MKFTIAHNNINVLDLEKSLQFYEQALGLKEIRRHVPQDNSFIIVYLSDGQTSHELELTWLRDRTEAYNLGDNEFHLAFRVDDFAAAHQKHQEMGCICYENPKMGIYFIADPDGYWLEVVPTRK; translated from the coding sequence ATGAAATTTACGATTGCGCATAATAATATTAATGTTTTGGATTTAGAAAAGAGTCTACAGTTTTATGAACAGGCTTTGGGACTAAAAGAGATTCGCCGGCATGTTCCGCAAGATAATAGTTTTATCATTGTGTATTTGAGCGATGGACAAACCAGCCATGAACTAGAACTTACGTGGCTAAGAGATCGGACAGAAGCTTATAATTTGGGCGATAACGAATTTCACTTAGCTTTTCGGGTAGATGATTTTGCTGCGGCACATCAAAAACACCAAGAAATGGGTTGCATTTGTTATGAAAATCCTAAAATGGGGATTTATTTTATTGCCGATCCTGATGGCTATTGGTTAGAAGTAGTTCCAACTAGAAAGTAA
- a CDS encoding DUF456 family protein produces MLVSILLSVLALGFLMFTIVGLAGNGLILVLAIVYAISTDFSTLTGNTLLWLFIMFILGEIWEFGVSFLGIKKEQVSTFTVFFIACGTIIGSLVGTLVMPLVGSLLGASIGAFCFAFIIERLRGETRYRSWYIACVAASMQLLAAFGKIIVGCIMLIMFIVNLAW; encoded by the coding sequence ATGCTAGTAAGTATTTTGCTATCTGTTTTGGCGTTGGGGTTTTTGATGTTCACGATAGTTGGGTTGGCTGGAAATGGCTTAATCTTAGTTTTAGCAATTGTATATGCCATTAGTACGGATTTTTCGACACTTACAGGTAACACTTTATTGTGGTTATTTATTATGTTTATTTTAGGCGAAATTTGGGAATTTGGCGTAAGTTTTTTAGGAATAAAAAAAGAGCAGGTTTCAACTTTTACAGTTTTTTTTATTGCTTGTGGAACCATAATAGGCAGTCTTGTCGGGACTTTAGTTATGCCGTTGGTAGGTAGTTTATTAGGGGCAAGTATTGGTGCTTTTTGCTTTGCGTTTATTATTGAACGCTTGCGCGGAGAAACACGTTATCGCTCCTGGTATATAGCTTGCGTTGCAGCCAGTATGCAGTTGCTAGCAGCTTTTGGGAAAATAATTGTGGGTTGTATTATGTTGATTATGTTCATTGTTAATCTTGCATGGTAG